From the genome of Spinacia oleracea cultivar Varoflay chromosome 2, BTI_SOV_V1, whole genome shotgun sequence, one region includes:
- the LOC110785021 gene encoding uncharacterized protein, with amino-acid sequence MEYDSDPEEDFDDPNGQKPSPRVHPLGYSANSCQILESQEFGNLKHRELPSNNRISSARMTNKFLNRYTNLKNLVKNKSLNKSSNLKNLDKNKSLNKSSDLKNLDKNKSLNKSSDLKNLDKNKSLNKSSDLKNLDISKSLNKPSDLKNLDKSKSLNKSSDLKNLDKSKSLNKCSDLKNLDKSKSLNKSSDLKNLDTSKFLNRSSDLKNLDTSKCLKRSPYLKNLDKNKSWKDLRIPNSWINEQVME; translated from the coding sequence GTTCATCCGCTCGGATATTCAGCAAACTCTTGCCAGATCCTGGAATCACAAGAGTTTGGAAACCTTAAGCATCGGGAACTTCCCTCAAACAACCGAATTTCATCCGCTCGGATGACAAACAAGTTCTTAAACAGATATACGAATTTGAAGAACTTGGTTAAAAACAAGTCTCTGAACAAATCTTCGAATTTGAAGAACTTGGATAAAAATAAGTCTCTGAACaaatcttcggatttgaagaacttggaTAAAAACAAGTCTCTGAACaaatcttcggatttgaagaacttggaTAAAAACAAGTCTCTGAACAAATCTTCAGATTTGAAGAACTTGGATATAAGCAAGTCTCTGAACAAACCTTCAGATTTGAAGAACTTGGATAAAAGCAAGTCTCTGAACAAATCTTCAGATTTGAAGAACTTGGATAAAAGCAAGTCTCTGAACAAATgttcggatttgaagaacttggaTAAAAGCAAGTCTCTGAACaaatcttcggatttgaagaacttggaTACAAGCAAGTTCTTGAACAGATCTTCAGATTTGAAGAACTTGGATACAAGCAAGTGCTTGAAAAGATCTCCATATTTGAAGAACTTAGACAAAAACAAGTCTTGGAAAGATCTACGGATCCCCAATTCCTGGATAAATGAGCAAGTCATGGAATGA